In one Cervus elaphus chromosome 9, mCerEla1.1, whole genome shotgun sequence genomic region, the following are encoded:
- the HNRNPM gene encoding heterogeneous nuclear ribonucleoprotein M isoform X10, giving the protein MAAGVEAAAEVAATEPKMEEESGAPGVPSGNGAPGPKGEGERPAQNEKRKEKNIKRGGNRFEPYANPTKRYRAFITNIPFDVKWQSLKDLVKEKVGEVTYVELLMDAEGKSRGCAVVEFKMEESMKKAAEVLNKHSLSGRPLKVKEDPDGEHARRAMQKAGRLGSTVFVANLDYKVGWKKLKEVFSMAGVVVRADILEDKDGKSRGIGTVTFEQSIEAVQAISMFNGQLLFDRPMHVKMDERALPKGDFFPPERPQQLPHGLGGIGMGLGPGGQPIDANHLNKGIGMGNLGPAGMGMEGIGFGINKMGGMEGPFGGGMENMGRFGSGMNMGRINEILSNALKRGEIIAKQGGGGGGGSVPGIERMGPGIDRIGGAGMERMGAGLGHGMDRVGSEIERMGLVMDRMGSVERMGSGIERMGPLGLDHMASSIERMGQTMERIGSGVERMGAGMGFGLERMAAPIDRVGQTIERMGSGVERMGPAIERMGLGMERMVPAGMGAGLERMGPVMDRMATGLERMGANNLERMGLERMGANSLERMGLERMGANSLERMGPAMGPALGAGIERMGLAMGGGGGASFDRAIEMERGNFGGSFAGSFGGAGGHAPGVARKACQIFVRNLPFDFTWKMLKDKFNECGHVLYADIKMENGKSKGCGVVKFESPEVAERACRMMNGMKLSGREIDVRIDRNA; this is encoded by the exons TGAAGGAGAACGACCTGCTCAGaatgagaagaggaaggagaaaaacataaaaagaggaggcAATCGCTTTGAGCCATATGCCAATCCAACTAAAAGATACAGAGCCTTCATTACAAACATACCTTTTGATGTGAAATGGCAGTCACTTAAAGACCTGGTTAAAGAAAAAG TTGGTGAGGTAACATACGTGGAGCTCTTAATGGACGCTGAAGGAAAGTCAAGG GGATGTGC TGTTGTTGAATTCAAGATGGAAGAGAGCATGAAAAAAGCTGCTGAAGTTCTAAACAAGCATAGTCTGAGTGGAAGACCACTGAAAGTCAAAGAA GATCCTGATGGTGAACATGCCAGGAGAGCAATGCAAAAG GCTGGAAGACTTGGAAGCACAGTATTTGTAGCAAAT CTGGATTATAAAGTTGGCTGGAAGAAACTGAAGGAAGTTTTTAGTATGGCTGGTGTGGTGGTCCGAGCAGACATTCTTGAGGATAAAGACGGAAAAAGTCGTGGAATAGGCACTGTTACTTTTGAACAGTCCATTGAAGCCGTGCAAGCTATAT CTATGTTTAATGGCCAGCTGCTGTTTGACAGACCAATGCACGTGAAAATG gatgagagggcctTACCAAAGGGAGATTTTTTCCCTCCTGAGCGTCCACAACAACTTCCCC atggacttGGTGGTATTGGCATGGGGTTAGGACCAGGAGGGCAGCCTATTGATGCCAACCATTTGAATAAAGGCATTGGAATGGGCAACCTGGGACCTGCAG gaatgGGAATGGAAGGCATAGGatttggaataaataaaatgggag GCATGGAAGGACCCTTTGGTGGTGGTATGGAAAACATGGGTCGATTTGGATCTGGGATGAACATGGGCAGAATAAACG AAATCCTAAGTAATGCCCTGAAGAGAGGAGAGATCATTGCAAAGCAGGGAGGAG GTGGAGGCGGAGGCAGTGTCCCTGGAATTGAGAGGATGGGCCCCGGCATTGACCGCATCGGGGGGGCCGGCATGGAACGCATGGGCGCAGGCCTGGGCCACGGCATGGATCGTGTGGGCTCCGAGATTGAGCGCATGGGCCTGGTCATGGACCGCATGGGCTCCGTCGAGCGCATGGGCTCTGGCATCGAGCGCATGGGCCCCCTGGGCCTCGACCACATGGCCTCCAGCATCGAGCGCATGGGCCAGACCATGGAGCGCATCGGCTCTGGCGTGGAGCGCATGGGTGCCGGCATGGGCTTTGGCCTCGAGCGAATGGCCGCGCCCATTGACCGTGTGGGCCAGACCATCGAGCGCATGGGCTCTGGTGTGGAGCGCATGGGCCCTGCCATCGAGCGCATGGGCCTGGGCATGGAGCGCATGGTGCCCGCAGGCATGGGGGCAGGCCTGGAGCGCATGGGCCCCGTGATGGATCGCATGGCCACCGGCCTGGAGCGCATGGGCGCCAACAACCTGGAGCGCATGGGCCTGGAGCGTATGGGCGCCAACAGTCTCGAGCGTATGGGCCTGGAGCGCATGGGCGCCAACAGCCTAGAGCGCATGGGTCCTGCCATGGGCCCGGCCCTGGGCGCTGGCATTGAGCGCATGGGCCTGGCCATGGGTGGCGGTGGCGGTGCCAGCTTTGACCGTGCCATCGAGATGGAGCGTGGCAACTTTGGAGGAAGTTTCGCGGGTTCCTTTGGTGGAGCTGGAGGCCATGCCCCTGGGGTGGCCAGGAAGGCCTGCCAGATATTTGTGAGAAAT CTCCCATTTGATTTTACATGGAAGATGCTAAAAGACAAGTTCAACGAATGCG GCCACGTGCTGTATGCCGACATCAAGATGGAGAATGGGAAGTCCAAGGGGTGCGGTGTGGTTAAGTTTGAGTCGCCAGAGGTGGCTGAGAGAGCCTGCCGGATGATGAATGGGATGAAGCTGAGTGGCCGAGAGATTGATGTTCGAATCGATAGAAATGCTTAA
- the HNRNPM gene encoding heterogeneous nuclear ribonucleoprotein M isoform X11: MAAGVEAAAEVAATEPKMEEESGAPGVPSGNGAPGPKGEGERPAQNEKRKEKNIKRGGNRFEPYANPTKRYRAFITNIPFDVKWQSLKDLVKEKVGEVTYVELLMDAEGKSRGCAVVEFKMEESMKKAAEVLNKHSLSGRPLKVKEDPDGEHARRAMQKAGRLGSTVFVANLDYKVGWKKLKEVFSMAGVVVRADILEDKDGKSRGIGTVTFEQSIEAVQAISMFNGQLLFDRPMHVKMDERALPKGDFFPPERPQQLPHGLGGIGMGLGPGGQPIDANHLNKGIGMGNLGPAGMGMEGIGFGINKMGGMEGPFGGGMENMGRFGSGMNMGRINGGGGGSVPGIERMGPGIDRIGGAGMERMGAGLGHGMDRVGSEIERMGLVMDRMGSVERMGSGIERMGPLGLDHMASSIERMGQTMERIGSGVERMGAGMGFGLERMAAPIDRVGQTIERMGSGVERMGPAIERMGLGMERMVPAGMGAGLERMGPVMDRMATGLERMGANNLERMGLERMGANSLERMGLERMGANSLERMGPAMGPALGAGIERMGLAMGGGGGASFDRAIEMERGNFGGSFAGSFGGAGGHAPGVARKACQIFVRNLPFDFTWKMLKDKFNECGHVLYADIKMENGKSKGCGVVKFESPEVAERACRMMNGMKLSGREIDVRIDRNA; the protein is encoded by the exons TGAAGGAGAACGACCTGCTCAGaatgagaagaggaaggagaaaaacataaaaagaggaggcAATCGCTTTGAGCCATATGCCAATCCAACTAAAAGATACAGAGCCTTCATTACAAACATACCTTTTGATGTGAAATGGCAGTCACTTAAAGACCTGGTTAAAGAAAAAG TTGGTGAGGTAACATACGTGGAGCTCTTAATGGACGCTGAAGGAAAGTCAAGG GGATGTGC TGTTGTTGAATTCAAGATGGAAGAGAGCATGAAAAAAGCTGCTGAAGTTCTAAACAAGCATAGTCTGAGTGGAAGACCACTGAAAGTCAAAGAA GATCCTGATGGTGAACATGCCAGGAGAGCAATGCAAAAG GCTGGAAGACTTGGAAGCACAGTATTTGTAGCAAAT CTGGATTATAAAGTTGGCTGGAAGAAACTGAAGGAAGTTTTTAGTATGGCTGGTGTGGTGGTCCGAGCAGACATTCTTGAGGATAAAGACGGAAAAAGTCGTGGAATAGGCACTGTTACTTTTGAACAGTCCATTGAAGCCGTGCAAGCTATAT CTATGTTTAATGGCCAGCTGCTGTTTGACAGACCAATGCACGTGAAAATG gatgagagggcctTACCAAAGGGAGATTTTTTCCCTCCTGAGCGTCCACAACAACTTCCCC atggacttGGTGGTATTGGCATGGGGTTAGGACCAGGAGGGCAGCCTATTGATGCCAACCATTTGAATAAAGGCATTGGAATGGGCAACCTGGGACCTGCAG gaatgGGAATGGAAGGCATAGGatttggaataaataaaatgggag GCATGGAAGGACCCTTTGGTGGTGGTATGGAAAACATGGGTCGATTTGGATCTGGGATGAACATGGGCAGAATAAACG GTGGAGGCGGAGGCAGTGTCCCTGGAATTGAGAGGATGGGCCCCGGCATTGACCGCATCGGGGGGGCCGGCATGGAACGCATGGGCGCAGGCCTGGGCCACGGCATGGATCGTGTGGGCTCCGAGATTGAGCGCATGGGCCTGGTCATGGACCGCATGGGCTCCGTCGAGCGCATGGGCTCTGGCATCGAGCGCATGGGCCCCCTGGGCCTCGACCACATGGCCTCCAGCATCGAGCGCATGGGCCAGACCATGGAGCGCATCGGCTCTGGCGTGGAGCGCATGGGTGCCGGCATGGGCTTTGGCCTCGAGCGAATGGCCGCGCCCATTGACCGTGTGGGCCAGACCATCGAGCGCATGGGCTCTGGTGTGGAGCGCATGGGCCCTGCCATCGAGCGCATGGGCCTGGGCATGGAGCGCATGGTGCCCGCAGGCATGGGGGCAGGCCTGGAGCGCATGGGCCCCGTGATGGATCGCATGGCCACCGGCCTGGAGCGCATGGGCGCCAACAACCTGGAGCGCATGGGCCTGGAGCGTATGGGCGCCAACAGTCTCGAGCGTATGGGCCTGGAGCGCATGGGCGCCAACAGCCTAGAGCGCATGGGTCCTGCCATGGGCCCGGCCCTGGGCGCTGGCATTGAGCGCATGGGCCTGGCCATGGGTGGCGGTGGCGGTGCCAGCTTTGACCGTGCCATCGAGATGGAGCGTGGCAACTTTGGAGGAAGTTTCGCGGGTTCCTTTGGTGGAGCTGGAGGCCATGCCCCTGGGGTGGCCAGGAAGGCCTGCCAGATATTTGTGAGAAAT CTCCCATTTGATTTTACATGGAAGATGCTAAAAGACAAGTTCAACGAATGCG GCCACGTGCTGTATGCCGACATCAAGATGGAGAATGGGAAGTCCAAGGGGTGCGGTGTGGTTAAGTTTGAGTCGCCAGAGGTGGCTGAGAGAGCCTGCCGGATGATGAATGGGATGAAGCTGAGTGGCCGAGAGATTGATGTTCGAATCGATAGAAATGCTTAA
- the HNRNPM gene encoding heterogeneous nuclear ribonucleoprotein M isoform X5 gives MAAGVEAAAEVAATEPKMEEESGAPGVPSGNGAPGPKGEGERPAQNEKRKEKNIKRGGNRFEPYANPTKRYRAFITNIPFDVKWQSLKDLVKEKVGEVTYVELLMDAEGKSRGCAVVEFKMEESMKKAAEVLNKHSLSGRPLKVKEDPDGEHARRAMQKAGRLGSTVFVANLDYKVGWKKLKEVFSMAGVVVRADILEDKDGKSRGIGTVTFEQSIEAVQAISMFNGQLLFDRPMHVKMDERALPKGDFFPPERPQQLPHGLGGIGMGLGPGGQPIDANHLNKGIGMGNLGPAGMGMEGIGFGINKMGGMEGPFGGGMENMGRFGSGMNMGRINEMERGMGGGFERDFARKQMGMSRSFGEPLGRGMEILSNALKRGEIIAKQGGGGGGGSVPGIERMGPGIDRIGGAGMERMGAGLGHGMDRVGSEIERMGLVMDRMGSVERMGSGIERMGPLGLDHMASSIERMGQTMERIGSGVERMGAGMGFGLERMAAPIDRVGQTIERMGSGVERMGPAIERMGLGMERMVPAGMGAGLERMGPVMDRMATGLERMGANNLERMGLERMGANSLERMGLERMGANSLERMGPAMGPALGAGIERMGLAMGGGGGASFDRAIEMERGNFGGSFAGSFGGAGGHAPGVARKACQIFVRNLPFDFTWKMLKDKFNECGHVLYADIKMENGKSKGCGVVKFESPEVAERACRMMNGMKLSGREIDVRIDRNA, from the exons TGAAGGAGAACGACCTGCTCAGaatgagaagaggaaggagaaaaacataaaaagaggaggcAATCGCTTTGAGCCATATGCCAATCCAACTAAAAGATACAGAGCCTTCATTACAAACATACCTTTTGATGTGAAATGGCAGTCACTTAAAGACCTGGTTAAAGAAAAAG TTGGTGAGGTAACATACGTGGAGCTCTTAATGGACGCTGAAGGAAAGTCAAGG GGATGTGC TGTTGTTGAATTCAAGATGGAAGAGAGCATGAAAAAAGCTGCTGAAGTTCTAAACAAGCATAGTCTGAGTGGAAGACCACTGAAAGTCAAAGAA GATCCTGATGGTGAACATGCCAGGAGAGCAATGCAAAAG GCTGGAAGACTTGGAAGCACAGTATTTGTAGCAAAT CTGGATTATAAAGTTGGCTGGAAGAAACTGAAGGAAGTTTTTAGTATGGCTGGTGTGGTGGTCCGAGCAGACATTCTTGAGGATAAAGACGGAAAAAGTCGTGGAATAGGCACTGTTACTTTTGAACAGTCCATTGAAGCCGTGCAAGCTATAT CTATGTTTAATGGCCAGCTGCTGTTTGACAGACCAATGCACGTGAAAATG gatgagagggcctTACCAAAGGGAGATTTTTTCCCTCCTGAGCGTCCACAACAACTTCCCC atggacttGGTGGTATTGGCATGGGGTTAGGACCAGGAGGGCAGCCTATTGATGCCAACCATTTGAATAAAGGCATTGGAATGGGCAACCTGGGACCTGCAG gaatgGGAATGGAAGGCATAGGatttggaataaataaaatgggag GCATGGAAGGACCCTTTGGTGGTGGTATGGAAAACATGGGTCGATTTGGATCTGGGATGAACATGGGCAGAATAAACG AGATGGAGCGTGGCATGGGTGGAGGATTTGAGAGAGACTTTGCCAGAAAGCAGATGGGAATGTCTCGAAGCTTTGGAGAGCCCCTTGGCAGAGGAATGG AAATCCTAAGTAATGCCCTGAAGAGAGGAGAGATCATTGCAAAGCAGGGAGGAG GTGGAGGCGGAGGCAGTGTCCCTGGAATTGAGAGGATGGGCCCCGGCATTGACCGCATCGGGGGGGCCGGCATGGAACGCATGGGCGCAGGCCTGGGCCACGGCATGGATCGTGTGGGCTCCGAGATTGAGCGCATGGGCCTGGTCATGGACCGCATGGGCTCCGTCGAGCGCATGGGCTCTGGCATCGAGCGCATGGGCCCCCTGGGCCTCGACCACATGGCCTCCAGCATCGAGCGCATGGGCCAGACCATGGAGCGCATCGGCTCTGGCGTGGAGCGCATGGGTGCCGGCATGGGCTTTGGCCTCGAGCGAATGGCCGCGCCCATTGACCGTGTGGGCCAGACCATCGAGCGCATGGGCTCTGGTGTGGAGCGCATGGGCCCTGCCATCGAGCGCATGGGCCTGGGCATGGAGCGCATGGTGCCCGCAGGCATGGGGGCAGGCCTGGAGCGCATGGGCCCCGTGATGGATCGCATGGCCACCGGCCTGGAGCGCATGGGCGCCAACAACCTGGAGCGCATGGGCCTGGAGCGTATGGGCGCCAACAGTCTCGAGCGTATGGGCCTGGAGCGCATGGGCGCCAACAGCCTAGAGCGCATGGGTCCTGCCATGGGCCCGGCCCTGGGCGCTGGCATTGAGCGCATGGGCCTGGCCATGGGTGGCGGTGGCGGTGCCAGCTTTGACCGTGCCATCGAGATGGAGCGTGGCAACTTTGGAGGAAGTTTCGCGGGTTCCTTTGGTGGAGCTGGAGGCCATGCCCCTGGGGTGGCCAGGAAGGCCTGCCAGATATTTGTGAGAAAT CTCCCATTTGATTTTACATGGAAGATGCTAAAAGACAAGTTCAACGAATGCG GCCACGTGCTGTATGCCGACATCAAGATGGAGAATGGGAAGTCCAAGGGGTGCGGTGTGGTTAAGTTTGAGTCGCCAGAGGTGGCTGAGAGAGCCTGCCGGATGATGAATGGGATGAAGCTGAGTGGCCGAGAGATTGATGTTCGAATCGATAGAAATGCTTAA
- the HNRNPM gene encoding heterogeneous nuclear ribonucleoprotein M isoform X4 — protein MAAGVEAAAEVAATEPKMEEESGAPGVPSGNGAPGPKGEGERPAQNEKRKEKNIKRGGNRFEPYANPTKRYRAFITNIPFDVKWQSLKDLVKEKVGEVTYVELLMDAEGKSRGCAVVEFKMEESMKKAAEVLNKHSLSGRPLKVKEDPDGEHARRAMQKVMATTGGMGMGPGGPGMINIPPSILNNPNIPNEIIHALQAGRLGSTVFVANLDYKVGWKKLKEVFSMAGVVVRADILEDKDGKSRGIGTVTFEQSIEAVQAISMFNGQLLFDRPMHVKMDERALPKGDFFPPERPQQLPHGLGGIGMGLGPGGQPIDANHLNKGIGMGNLGPAGMGMEGIGFGINKMGGMEGPFGGGMENMGRFGSGMNMGRINEMERGMGGGFERDFARKQMGMSRSFGEPLGRGMEILSNALKRGEIIAKQGGGGGGGSVPGIERMGPGIDRIGGAGMERMGAGLGHGMDRVGSEIERMGLVMDRMGSVERMGSGIERMGPLGLDHMASSIERMGQTMERIGSGVERMGAGMGFGLERMAAPIDRVGQTIERMGSGVERMGPAIERMGLGMERMVPAGMGAGLERMGPVMDRMATGLERMGANNLERMGLERMGANSLERMGLERMGANSLERMGPAMGPALGAGIERMGLAMGGGGGASFDRAIEMERGNFGGSFAGSFGGAGGHAPGVARKACQIFVRNLPFDFTWKMLKDKFNECASPRECQAFFLNYDTPSDLVT, from the exons TGAAGGAGAACGACCTGCTCAGaatgagaagaggaaggagaaaaacataaaaagaggaggcAATCGCTTTGAGCCATATGCCAATCCAACTAAAAGATACAGAGCCTTCATTACAAACATACCTTTTGATGTGAAATGGCAGTCACTTAAAGACCTGGTTAAAGAAAAAG TTGGTGAGGTAACATACGTGGAGCTCTTAATGGACGCTGAAGGAAAGTCAAGG GGATGTGC TGTTGTTGAATTCAAGATGGAAGAGAGCATGAAAAAAGCTGCTGAAGTTCTAAACAAGCATAGTCTGAGTGGAAGACCACTGAAAGTCAAAGAA GATCCTGATGGTGAACATGCCAGGAGAGCAATGCAAAAGGTGATGGCTACGACTGGTGGGATGGGTATGGGACCAGGTGGCCCAGGAATGATTAATATCCCACCCAGTATCCTAAATAATCCTAACATCCCAAATGAGATTATCCATGCATTACAGGCTGGAAGACTTGGAAGCACAGTATTTGTAGCAAAT CTGGATTATAAAGTTGGCTGGAAGAAACTGAAGGAAGTTTTTAGTATGGCTGGTGTGGTGGTCCGAGCAGACATTCTTGAGGATAAAGACGGAAAAAGTCGTGGAATAGGCACTGTTACTTTTGAACAGTCCATTGAAGCCGTGCAAGCTATAT CTATGTTTAATGGCCAGCTGCTGTTTGACAGACCAATGCACGTGAAAATG gatgagagggcctTACCAAAGGGAGATTTTTTCCCTCCTGAGCGTCCACAACAACTTCCCC atggacttGGTGGTATTGGCATGGGGTTAGGACCAGGAGGGCAGCCTATTGATGCCAACCATTTGAATAAAGGCATTGGAATGGGCAACCTGGGACCTGCAG gaatgGGAATGGAAGGCATAGGatttggaataaataaaatgggag GCATGGAAGGACCCTTTGGTGGTGGTATGGAAAACATGGGTCGATTTGGATCTGGGATGAACATGGGCAGAATAAACG AGATGGAGCGTGGCATGGGTGGAGGATTTGAGAGAGACTTTGCCAGAAAGCAGATGGGAATGTCTCGAAGCTTTGGAGAGCCCCTTGGCAGAGGAATGG AAATCCTAAGTAATGCCCTGAAGAGAGGAGAGATCATTGCAAAGCAGGGAGGAG GTGGAGGCGGAGGCAGTGTCCCTGGAATTGAGAGGATGGGCCCCGGCATTGACCGCATCGGGGGGGCCGGCATGGAACGCATGGGCGCAGGCCTGGGCCACGGCATGGATCGTGTGGGCTCCGAGATTGAGCGCATGGGCCTGGTCATGGACCGCATGGGCTCCGTCGAGCGCATGGGCTCTGGCATCGAGCGCATGGGCCCCCTGGGCCTCGACCACATGGCCTCCAGCATCGAGCGCATGGGCCAGACCATGGAGCGCATCGGCTCTGGCGTGGAGCGCATGGGTGCCGGCATGGGCTTTGGCCTCGAGCGAATGGCCGCGCCCATTGACCGTGTGGGCCAGACCATCGAGCGCATGGGCTCTGGTGTGGAGCGCATGGGCCCTGCCATCGAGCGCATGGGCCTGGGCATGGAGCGCATGGTGCCCGCAGGCATGGGGGCAGGCCTGGAGCGCATGGGCCCCGTGATGGATCGCATGGCCACCGGCCTGGAGCGCATGGGCGCCAACAACCTGGAGCGCATGGGCCTGGAGCGTATGGGCGCCAACAGTCTCGAGCGTATGGGCCTGGAGCGCATGGGCGCCAACAGCCTAGAGCGCATGGGTCCTGCCATGGGCCCGGCCCTGGGCGCTGGCATTGAGCGCATGGGCCTGGCCATGGGTGGCGGTGGCGGTGCCAGCTTTGACCGTGCCATCGAGATGGAGCGTGGCAACTTTGGAGGAAGTTTCGCGGGTTCCTTTGGTGGAGCTGGAGGCCATGCCCCTGGGGTGGCCAGGAAGGCCTGCCAGATATTTGTGAGAAAT CTCCCATTTGATTTTACATGGAAGATGCTAAAAGACAAGTTCAACGAATGCG CCTCCCCGCGAGAGTGCCAGGCTTTCTTCCTGAACTATGACACACCCTCTGACCTCGTCACTTAA
- the HNRNPM gene encoding heterogeneous nuclear ribonucleoprotein M isoform X3: MAAGVEAAAEVAATEPKMEEESGAPGVPSGNGAPGPKGEGERPAQNEKRKEKNIKRGGNRFEPYANPTKRYRAFITNIPFDVKWQSLKDLVKEKVGEVTYVELLMDAEGKSRGCAVVEFKMEESMKKAAEVLNKHSLSGRPLKVKEDPDGEHARRAMQKVMATTGGMGMGPGGPGMINIPPSILNNPNIPNEIIHALQAGRLGSTVFVANLDYKVGWKKLKEVFSMAGVVVRADILEDKDGKSRGIGTVTFEQSIEAVQAISMFNGQLLFDRPMHVKMDERALPKGDFFPPERPQQLPHGLGGIGMGLGPGGQPIDANHLNKGIGMGNLGPAGMGMEGIGFGINKMGGMEGPFGGGMENMGRFGSGMNMGRINEILSNALKRGEIIAKQGGGGGGGSVPGIERMGPGIDRIGGAGMERMGAGLGHGMDRVGSEIERMGLVMDRMGSVERMGSGIERMGPLGLDHMASSIERMGQTMERIGSGVERMGAGMGFGLERMAAPIDRVGQTIERMGSGVERMGPAIERMGLGMERMVPAGMGAGLERMGPVMDRMATGLERMGANNLERMGLERMGANSLERMGLERMGANSLERMGPAMGPALGAGIERMGLAMGGGGGASFDRAIEMERGNFGGSFAGSFGGAGGHAPGVARKACQIFVRNLPFDFTWKMLKDKFNECGHVLYADIKMENGKSKGCGVVKFESPEVAERACRMMNGMKLSGREIDVRIDRNA; the protein is encoded by the exons TGAAGGAGAACGACCTGCTCAGaatgagaagaggaaggagaaaaacataaaaagaggaggcAATCGCTTTGAGCCATATGCCAATCCAACTAAAAGATACAGAGCCTTCATTACAAACATACCTTTTGATGTGAAATGGCAGTCACTTAAAGACCTGGTTAAAGAAAAAG TTGGTGAGGTAACATACGTGGAGCTCTTAATGGACGCTGAAGGAAAGTCAAGG GGATGTGC TGTTGTTGAATTCAAGATGGAAGAGAGCATGAAAAAAGCTGCTGAAGTTCTAAACAAGCATAGTCTGAGTGGAAGACCACTGAAAGTCAAAGAA GATCCTGATGGTGAACATGCCAGGAGAGCAATGCAAAAGGTGATGGCTACGACTGGTGGGATGGGTATGGGACCAGGTGGCCCAGGAATGATTAATATCCCACCCAGTATCCTAAATAATCCTAACATCCCAAATGAGATTATCCATGCATTACAGGCTGGAAGACTTGGAAGCACAGTATTTGTAGCAAAT CTGGATTATAAAGTTGGCTGGAAGAAACTGAAGGAAGTTTTTAGTATGGCTGGTGTGGTGGTCCGAGCAGACATTCTTGAGGATAAAGACGGAAAAAGTCGTGGAATAGGCACTGTTACTTTTGAACAGTCCATTGAAGCCGTGCAAGCTATAT CTATGTTTAATGGCCAGCTGCTGTTTGACAGACCAATGCACGTGAAAATG gatgagagggcctTACCAAAGGGAGATTTTTTCCCTCCTGAGCGTCCACAACAACTTCCCC atggacttGGTGGTATTGGCATGGGGTTAGGACCAGGAGGGCAGCCTATTGATGCCAACCATTTGAATAAAGGCATTGGAATGGGCAACCTGGGACCTGCAG gaatgGGAATGGAAGGCATAGGatttggaataaataaaatgggag GCATGGAAGGACCCTTTGGTGGTGGTATGGAAAACATGGGTCGATTTGGATCTGGGATGAACATGGGCAGAATAAACG AAATCCTAAGTAATGCCCTGAAGAGAGGAGAGATCATTGCAAAGCAGGGAGGAG GTGGAGGCGGAGGCAGTGTCCCTGGAATTGAGAGGATGGGCCCCGGCATTGACCGCATCGGGGGGGCCGGCATGGAACGCATGGGCGCAGGCCTGGGCCACGGCATGGATCGTGTGGGCTCCGAGATTGAGCGCATGGGCCTGGTCATGGACCGCATGGGCTCCGTCGAGCGCATGGGCTCTGGCATCGAGCGCATGGGCCCCCTGGGCCTCGACCACATGGCCTCCAGCATCGAGCGCATGGGCCAGACCATGGAGCGCATCGGCTCTGGCGTGGAGCGCATGGGTGCCGGCATGGGCTTTGGCCTCGAGCGAATGGCCGCGCCCATTGACCGTGTGGGCCAGACCATCGAGCGCATGGGCTCTGGTGTGGAGCGCATGGGCCCTGCCATCGAGCGCATGGGCCTGGGCATGGAGCGCATGGTGCCCGCAGGCATGGGGGCAGGCCTGGAGCGCATGGGCCCCGTGATGGATCGCATGGCCACCGGCCTGGAGCGCATGGGCGCCAACAACCTGGAGCGCATGGGCCTGGAGCGTATGGGCGCCAACAGTCTCGAGCGTATGGGCCTGGAGCGCATGGGCGCCAACAGCCTAGAGCGCATGGGTCCTGCCATGGGCCCGGCCCTGGGCGCTGGCATTGAGCGCATGGGCCTGGCCATGGGTGGCGGTGGCGGTGCCAGCTTTGACCGTGCCATCGAGATGGAGCGTGGCAACTTTGGAGGAAGTTTCGCGGGTTCCTTTGGTGGAGCTGGAGGCCATGCCCCTGGGGTGGCCAGGAAGGCCTGCCAGATATTTGTGAGAAAT CTCCCATTTGATTTTACATGGAAGATGCTAAAAGACAAGTTCAACGAATGCG GCCACGTGCTGTATGCCGACATCAAGATGGAGAATGGGAAGTCCAAGGGGTGCGGTGTGGTTAAGTTTGAGTCGCCAGAGGTGGCTGAGAGAGCCTGCCGGATGATGAATGGGATGAAGCTGAGTGGCCGAGAGATTGATGTTCGAATCGATAGAAATGCTTAA